One Thermosipho africanus Ob7 DNA segment encodes these proteins:
- a CDS encoding NADH-ubiquinone oxidoreductase-F iron-sulfur binding region domain-containing protein: MFKTIQEALSYIEKQQELREQRLKDKSIYVCVGTGCTANGSRKVYKKFVEVIREKGLDVKVETIDDDESDVVRKTGCCGLCSLGPLVKIMPEGITYSHVRLDDVEEIVEKTIERGGLIERLLLTDSVTGQKITKLEDATFFKNQTFYIMEGIGTSECEKIEDYMGRGGYKSLLKVLSSMKPEEVIETVKASGLRGRGGGGFPTGLKWEFTYKAKGDKKFVVCNADEGDPGAFMNRTLLERDPHSVLEGMIIAAYTVGAQKGYAYIRAEYPIAVEMFNKAINDAKKMGLLGENILGTGFSFDLEVKEGAGAFVCGEETALLASIEGKRGVPRPRPPFPAQKGLWGYPTLINNVETYANIAKIIRDGVENYRKRGVEKSPGTKMFSVTGPLKLTGIIEIEFGTTIRYVLENICGGTVEGKKLKAIQIGGPSGACLPEKYFDLPLDYDTLKSVDAMVGSGGIVAITEDSCMVEVARFFLDFTKRESCGKCVPCREGTMQSYTILEKFTQGKATHEDLENLESLAKIVKTASLCGLGKTAPNPILSTLKHFRDEYMEHINGKCPSGTCTALRKYVINPELCKSCSLCARACPQGAISGERGKPYVIDQEKCVKCGICFEKCKFNAIELV; encoded by the coding sequence ATGTTTAAGACAATTCAAGAAGCATTAAGCTATATAGAAAAACAACAAGAACTTAGAGAACAAAGATTAAAAGATAAGTCAATATATGTTTGTGTTGGAACAGGTTGTACTGCAAATGGTTCAAGAAAGGTATACAAGAAATTTGTTGAAGTTATTAGAGAAAAAGGTCTTGATGTGAAAGTTGAAACAATAGATGATGATGAAAGTGATGTAGTAAGGAAAACAGGGTGTTGTGGACTTTGCTCGCTTGGGCCACTTGTAAAAATAATGCCAGAAGGAATTACATATTCACATGTAAGGTTAGATGATGTTGAAGAAATAGTTGAAAAAACTATAGAACGCGGAGGACTAATTGAAAGGCTTCTTTTAACGGATTCAGTTACAGGCCAAAAAATAACCAAGCTTGAAGATGCAACATTCTTTAAAAACCAAACCTTCTACATTATGGAAGGTATTGGTACGAGTGAATGTGAAAAGATAGAAGATTATATGGGACGTGGTGGATACAAATCACTTTTAAAAGTTTTATCCTCAATGAAACCAGAAGAAGTAATCGAAACGGTTAAGGCATCTGGACTTAGAGGTAGAGGTGGTGGAGGATTTCCAACTGGACTAAAATGGGAATTTACATACAAAGCAAAAGGTGATAAGAAATTTGTTGTTTGTAACGCAGATGAGGGTGACCCAGGTGCGTTCATGAATAGAACACTTCTTGAAAGGGATCCACATTCAGTTTTAGAAGGAATGATAATTGCAGCATATACAGTTGGAGCTCAAAAGGGATATGCCTATATTCGTGCAGAATATCCGATTGCTGTAGAAATGTTTAATAAAGCAATAAATGATGCAAAGAAAATGGGATTACTTGGAGAAAATATTCTTGGAACTGGTTTTTCTTTTGATCTAGAAGTAAAAGAAGGAGCCGGTGCATTTGTATGTGGAGAAGAAACGGCACTTCTTGCTTCAATTGAAGGAAAAAGAGGGGTTCCAAGACCAAGACCACCATTTCCTGCACAAAAAGGACTATGGGGTTATCCAACACTCATAAATAATGTCGAAACATATGCAAATATTGCAAAGATAATTAGAGATGGTGTTGAAAATTACAGAAAACGTGGCGTAGAAAAATCACCTGGAACGAAGATGTTTTCTGTTACAGGTCCTCTTAAACTAACTGGAATTATTGAAATAGAATTTGGAACAACAATAAGGTACGTTTTAGAAAATATTTGTGGAGGAACAGTAGAAGGTAAGAAACTAAAAGCAATTCAGATCGGAGGACCATCAGGTGCATGTTTGCCAGAAAAGTATTTTGATTTGCCACTTGACTACGATACGTTGAAGTCTGTTGATGCAATGGTTGGTTCAGGAGGTATTGTTGCTATAACTGAAGATAGTTGTATGGTTGAAGTTGCAAGGTTTTTCCTAGACTTTACCAAGAGGGAATCATGTGGAAAGTGCGTGCCTTGTAGAGAAGGAACAATGCAATCTTATACAATTTTAGAGAAATTTACCCAAGGAAAAGCAACACATGAAGATCTTGAAAACCTTGAGAGCCTTGCAAAAATAGTAAAAACAGCTTCTTTGTGTGGACTTGGAAAAACTGCTCCAAATCCAATTTTGAGTACTTTAAAACACTTTAGAGATGAATATATGGAACATATTAACGGAAAATGTCCAAGTGGAACCTGTACGGCACTCAGAAAATACGTTATTAATCCAGAGCTTTGTAAGAGCTGTAGCCTTTGTGCAAGAGCATGTCCACAAGGAGCAATTAGCGGTGAGAGAGGTAAACCATATGTAATAGACCAGGAAAAATGTGTAAAATGTGGTATTTGTTTCGAAAAATGTAAATTTAACGCAATAGAATTGGTTTAA
- a CDS encoding [Fe-Fe] hydrogenase large subunit C-terminal domain-containing protein has product MEKYIISNQANCKYCYKCLRNCPVKSISFSDNISKVIDSECVLCGKCIEVCPQDAKKYLFEYERLKYFFGKKFLVSVSPSFFSHFDEPFKVISYLKKNGAIISETSIGAELVSNEYKKLSGIKISTACPVVVDLVEKYYPEKIKYLSPVVSPAIAHARFLKQYFGNYPLVFIGPCIAKKRELEEEYDLVLTFEELEKFLESEKVDIFDFEDDFPQEPHPKLARFYPISGGILKTLGETFEQVFNVEGVKNIKDFLDRVDDIDGNYFVEMSACIGGCIEGPASRKDISQLEKRIRLSQNIKKIPEGLAIENVELDLKREFKDKKHYHNYTEQQIQEVLFSIGKTDKSKELNCSACGYDTCREKAIAVLEKKAEKEMCITYLIDKVSTVSNMVVEETPNLILIVKDGNINYKNKAARLTFMSLSNKKLWEILKDVEQSEFKEIALNNKNLKFFVKKFSLPEDSGEVFILTDVTKELEQEERVKIIKKQTIEKIEEVLNKQMLLAQEIASLLGESIAETKSHFTEFKRYMEEENDYL; this is encoded by the coding sequence ATGGAAAAGTATATTATTTCAAATCAAGCTAATTGTAAATATTGTTATAAATGCCTTAGGAATTGTCCTGTAAAGTCTATATCGTTTTCTGATAATATTTCGAAAGTTATTGATAGTGAATGTGTATTGTGTGGTAAGTGTATTGAAGTTTGCCCGCAAGATGCAAAAAAATATTTATTTGAATATGAACGATTGAAATATTTTTTTGGAAAGAAATTCTTGGTATCTGTTTCTCCTTCGTTTTTTTCTCACTTTGATGAACCTTTCAAAGTTATTTCTTATTTAAAGAAAAATGGAGCTATTATTAGTGAAACTTCAATTGGAGCTGAATTAGTTTCCAATGAGTATAAAAAGCTTTCAGGAATAAAGATTAGCACAGCATGCCCAGTGGTGGTTGATTTAGTTGAGAAATATTATCCTGAAAAAATTAAATATTTATCACCGGTAGTTTCTCCAGCAATCGCACATGCAAGGTTCTTAAAGCAATATTTTGGAAATTATCCCCTAGTTTTTATTGGTCCTTGTATAGCTAAAAAGCGTGAGCTTGAGGAAGAATATGATTTGGTCTTAACATTTGAAGAACTTGAAAAATTTTTAGAATCTGAAAAGGTAGATATATTTGATTTTGAAGATGATTTTCCACAGGAGCCGCATCCAAAATTAGCAAGATTTTATCCTATTTCTGGTGGAATATTAAAAACTCTTGGAGAAACTTTTGAACAAGTTTTTAATGTTGAGGGAGTAAAGAATATAAAAGATTTTTTAGATAGAGTTGATGATATAGATGGGAATTATTTTGTAGAAATGTCTGCATGTATTGGAGGGTGTATAGAAGGTCCTGCATCAAGAAAAGATATAAGTCAGCTTGAAAAAAGAATAAGATTATCTCAAAATATTAAAAAAATTCCCGAAGGACTGGCAATAGAAAATGTTGAATTAGATTTAAAAAGAGAGTTCAAGGATAAAAAACATTATCACAATTACACAGAACAACAAATTCAAGAAGTTTTATTCTCGATAGGTAAAACAGACAAATCTAAGGAGTTAAATTGTAGTGCGTGTGGGTATGATACTTGCAGAGAAAAGGCAATTGCAGTTCTTGAAAAGAAGGCTGAAAAGGAAATGTGTATAACTTACCTTATAGATAAAGTTTCTACTGTCAGTAATATGGTTGTAGAAGAAACACCAAACCTTATATTAATTGTAAAAGATGGAAATATAAATTACAAAAATAAAGCAGCTCGCCTTACTTTTATGAGTTTATCTAACAAAAAGTTATGGGAAATTTTAAAAGATGTAGAGCAAAGTGAATTCAAGGAGATAGCTTTAAATAACAAAAATTTGAAGTTTTTCGTTAAAAAATTTAGTTTACCAGAGGATAGTGGTGAAGTATTTATTTTAACAGATGTTACAAAAGAGCTAGAGCAAGAAGAAAGGGTAAAGATAATAAAGAAGCAGACAATTGAAAAGATTGAAGAGGTTTTAAATAAACAAATGCTATTAGCTCAAGAAATTGCAAGCCTTTTAGGAGAATCTATTGCAGAAACAAAGTCTCATTTTACGGAATTTAAAAGATACATGGAGGAAGAAAATGATTACTTGTGA
- a CDS encoding NAD(P)H-dependent oxidoreductase subunit E: MFFTNKIGDYMVIKICMGSSCHLKGSYEVVEKIKEMNLEGVKLYGSLCFGKCANGINIEIDGVLISSVTPDNVKEKIEKFLKEGN; the protein is encoded by the coding sequence ATATTTTTCACGAATAAAATAGGTGATTATATGGTTATAAAAATTTGTATGGGAAGTTCTTGCCATTTAAAGGGTTCGTATGAAGTAGTAGAGAAAATCAAAGAGATGAATCTTGAAGGTGTTAAGTTGTATGGTTCGTTATGTTTTGGAAAATGTGCTAATGGAATAAACATTGAGATAGATGGAGTGTTGATTTCTAGTGTTACTCCGGATAATGTTAAGGAAAAAATTGAAAAATTCCTAAAAGAAGGGAATTAA
- a CDS encoding SpoIIE family protein phosphatase has protein sequence MITCEINYASKNKKGEWVCGDSIKIKRNEEKCVVSVSDGLGSGVKANILSTLTATMATTMVFNDVPIKEVFTSIISTLPTCKVRKISYSTLATCLIDYKKKRCTIFEYEFPLIFYFRNGELLNLKKIVKKVENKKLTVSEIDIKIGDSIFLMTDGISQAGMGTDMYPFGFGEENIIFELKNLLKNKVEHENIVKHMIRLAEKLDRYSKGDDALIAGLKIREKRVLTIMVGPPEDESKDRIVVEKLLNSRGKKVICGGTTGQIVERITGKNIDVDVRTISKNSPPIGYMEGVDLVTEGIITLTQVFRYYENQIEELGIGAKKLIEMLEDADVINFLVGRAINPAHQNPLFTHDISLKFRLINDISKILEKRGKIINLEYF, from the coding sequence ATGATTACTTGTGAGATAAATTATGCGTCGAAGAATAAAAAAGGCGAATGGGTCTGTGGAGATTCTATAAAGATAAAAAGAAACGAAGAAAAGTGCGTAGTTAGTGTTTCAGACGGCTTGGGAAGTGGTGTTAAAGCAAATATATTATCAACGTTAACAGCTACGATGGCAACGACGATGGTTTTTAATGATGTACCTATAAAAGAAGTTTTTACATCTATTATATCTACACTTCCCACATGTAAGGTAAGAAAAATAAGTTATTCAACGCTTGCTACATGTTTAATAGACTACAAGAAAAAAAGGTGTACTATTTTTGAATATGAGTTTCCTTTGATTTTTTATTTTAGAAATGGCGAGCTTTTAAATTTAAAAAAGATTGTGAAAAAAGTAGAAAATAAAAAATTGACAGTTAGTGAAATAGATATCAAAATAGGTGACTCGATATTTTTAATGACAGATGGAATATCTCAAGCAGGAATGGGAACTGATATGTATCCATTTGGATTTGGAGAAGAAAATATAATTTTTGAGTTAAAAAATCTTTTAAAAAACAAGGTAGAACATGAAAATATTGTCAAGCATATGATTAGATTAGCAGAAAAGCTCGATAGGTATTCAAAAGGTGATGATGCATTAATAGCAGGTTTGAAAATAAGGGAGAAAAGAGTTTTGACCATAATGGTGGGGCCCCCTGAAGACGAGAGTAAAGATAGAATAGTTGTTGAAAAACTTTTAAATTCAAGAGGTAAGAAGGTTATATGTGGTGGAACAACTGGTCAAATAGTTGAAAGAATAACAGGAAAAAATATAGATGTAGACGTTAGAACAATTTCAAAAAATTCGCCGCCAATAGGGTATATGGAAGGAGTAGATCTTGTAACAGAAGGAATAATAACCTTAACACAAGTTTTTAGATATTATGAGAATCAAATAGAAGAACTTGGTATTGGGGCAAAAAAATTAATTGAGATGTTAGAAGATGCAGATGTAATAAATTTTCTTGTGGGAAGAGCAATAAATCCAGCACATCAAAATCCATTATTTACACACGATATTTCTTTAAAATTTAGGCTGATAAACGATATTTCGAAGATACTTGAAAAAAGAGGAAAAATAATTAATCTCGAATATTTTTAG
- a CDS encoding vWA domain-containing protein translates to MVIEKAFQNLMKKSPFYAYLLLGVVLKEDNNVKTMSIKFTKNGEILFLYNKKINKKPIWFVESLILHELMHIINQHFRIKPKNNREKKIWDLAMDAAINQYIPELDARSVPLNVLIQEGHGVDNEYMFAAPPPFMINKTAEEYFDWMMKEFEKKGDFDIEALPDSLDDHNFESDLPIEMIIEITKDKVGKAFNMFGKELESGLKQNINISLQKSTLDWETLIRRFSNASIKGDKYRTPLRPNRRYDDQPGWKYEYNSKLAVIVDTSASIIEEELNQFLTEIEKIAKYDSKLLLIQVDQAVTMVTEYSSGKWKDLEIYGGGETNLQPAVDLAQSHNVEGIIIFTDGHVDVPVVKRRVLFVLSSKHNPDFIEDAVRIYGRSSIVILK, encoded by the coding sequence ATGGTTATTGAAAAAGCCTTTCAAAATTTAATGAAAAAAAGTCCTTTCTATGCTTACCTTCTTTTAGGAGTTGTTTTAAAAGAAGACAATAATGTTAAAACAATGTCAATTAAATTCACCAAAAATGGTGAAATTCTTTTTTTATACAACAAAAAGATAAACAAAAAACCAATTTGGTTTGTTGAATCATTGATATTACACGAACTTATGCACATTATAAATCAGCATTTTAGGATAAAGCCAAAAAATAATAGAGAAAAAAAGATATGGGATCTTGCAATGGATGCTGCTATCAATCAATATATTCCAGAACTCGATGCAAGAAGTGTTCCATTAAACGTATTGATTCAAGAAGGCCATGGCGTTGATAATGAATATATGTTTGCTGCACCACCACCATTTATGATTAACAAAACCGCTGAGGAATATTTTGATTGGATGATGAAGGAATTTGAAAAAAAAGGAGATTTTGATATAGAAGCTCTGCCAGATTCTTTGGATGATCATAACTTTGAATCAGATTTACCAATAGAAATGATAATAGAAATAACTAAAGACAAAGTAGGAAAAGCATTCAACATGTTTGGAAAAGAACTTGAATCGGGACTGAAACAAAATATCAACATATCACTTCAAAAATCAACTCTTGACTGGGAGACTTTAATAAGAAGATTTTCAAATGCTAGTATAAAGGGAGACAAATATAGGACACCTTTAAGGCCAAACAGAAGATATGATGACCAACCTGGCTGGAAATATGAATACAACTCAAAACTTGCCGTTATTGTAGACACAAGCGCGAGTATTATTGAAGAAGAATTAAATCAGTTTCTAACTGAAATTGAAAAAATAGCAAAATACGATTCAAAACTTCTTTTAATACAAGTTGACCAGGCAGTTACTATGGTTACGGAGTATTCTTCAGGAAAATGGAAAGATTTAGAAATATATGGTGGAGGAGAGACAAACTTACAACCGGCAGTTGATTTAGCACAATCGCACAATGTTGAAGGGATTATTATATTTACAGATGGCCATGTTGATGTACCTGTTGTAAAAAGAAGAGTTCTATTTGTTCTATCTTCAAAGCATAATCCTGATTTCATAGAAGATGCAGTAAGAATATATGGAAGAAGTTCAATAGTAATTTTAAAGTAA
- a CDS encoding ABC transporter permease, whose amino-acid sequence MRVWYEFKRLLGKPLNIILIILLPVVLTIASIIFFNGFGVTSIKLGVYNLDNSPLSKFTIKLVMSFFKGGTLTYVDGDYSRFLQNGELNAVMVIPENFTDALYKGEKVNIDFIPSPVDLQLSVGIYNVLNSVFNDLSGSPFFNPQVLRYLFVSNETPAPSFVPKTKNFKTDFGYLFSPAILFLSVIFIILSIGVLTVVNDRDLGLISIFKVNNEKWHVYGLNKFLALFLLGLFVSIAVYIAGYFLGIKIELSIFLPLSIVGIVFHASLALIMSCLSQNRAISNIFGVSLSMFFFFTSGSITPVTTLPKFMFKLSSFTPAYRLTYAIRNYQLNGVSIKSDFLYLLYLSIATFIVMLLLIRKEFSKK is encoded by the coding sequence GTGAGAGTATGGTATGAATTTAAAAGGCTTCTTGGAAAACCTTTAAATATAATTCTAATTATTTTATTACCAGTTGTTTTAACAATAGCAAGTATAATATTTTTTAACGGATTTGGAGTTACTAGTATCAAGCTAGGAGTATATAATCTAGATAATTCACCTCTATCAAAGTTTACTATTAAGCTTGTTATGTCATTTTTTAAAGGAGGAACCCTAACTTACGTAGATGGAGATTACTCGCGGTTTCTACAAAATGGTGAGCTAAATGCCGTAATGGTTATACCTGAAAACTTTACAGATGCACTATATAAAGGCGAAAAGGTAAATATTGACTTTATCCCTAGCCCTGTTGATTTACAACTTTCTGTTGGAATTTATAATGTTTTAAATTCTGTATTTAATGATTTAAGCGGCTCACCATTTTTTAATCCACAAGTTTTAAGGTATTTATTTGTTAGCAATGAAACGCCTGCTCCAAGTTTTGTCCCCAAAACAAAAAACTTTAAAACTGATTTTGGTTATTTATTTTCCCCCGCTATTTTATTTTTATCAGTGATCTTTATAATTTTATCTATTGGTGTATTAACGGTTGTTAATGACAGAGATCTTGGATTAATTTCAATATTCAAAGTAAATAATGAAAAATGGCATGTATATGGATTAAACAAATTTTTGGCACTGTTCCTGCTAGGACTATTTGTGTCAATAGCTGTTTACATAGCAGGATATTTTTTGGGAATAAAGATAGAACTTTCTATATTCTTACCTTTATCCATTGTTGGAATAGTATTTCATGCATCACTTGCATTAATAATGTCTTGTCTTTCTCAAAACAGGGCAATTTCGAATATATTTGGCGTTTCTCTGTCAATGTTTTTCTTTTTTACAAGCGGAAGTATAACGCCAGTCACCACACTTCCAAAATTCATGTTCAAACTTTCCAGTTTCACTCCAGCATATAGATTAACTTATGCTATTAGAAATTATCAACTTAATGGCGTTAGTATAAAAAGCGACTTTTTATACCTTTTATATTTATCAATCGCAACATTTATTGTTATGCTCTTGTTAATTAGAAAGGAATTTTCAAAAAAATAA
- a CDS encoding complex I 24 kDa subunit family protein — MERNFEKVEEILKKHGYEKKNLIKILLDVQKEYRHIPKEVVNYLSVALDIPPAKIFGVATFYAQFSLKPKGEYTILICDGTACHMEGSMSLIKAIEEEVGVKPGEVTQDLKFSLDKVGCLGACALAPAMVINGEVYGNLTPEKTKEILRKLKEGDDR; from the coding sequence ATGGAAAGAAATTTTGAAAAAGTTGAAGAAATTTTAAAAAAACATGGATATGAAAAAAAGAACTTAATAAAGATACTTCTTGACGTGCAAAAAGAGTACAGACATATTCCAAAAGAAGTTGTGAATTATCTTTCAGTTGCACTTGATATACCTCCTGCAAAGATATTTGGTGTTGCAACCTTTTACGCACAATTTTCACTTAAACCAAAGGGAGAATATACTATTTTAATTTGTGATGGAACAGCATGTCATATGGAAGGTTCTATGAGCCTTATAAAAGCAATTGAAGAAGAAGTTGGAGTAAAGCCTGGGGAGGTTACTCAAGATCTTAAATTTAGTTTAGATAAAGTTGGTTGTCTTGGAGCATGTGCACTTGCACCAGCAATGGTTATTAATGGTGAAGTTTATGGAAATCTCACTCCTGAGAAAACAAAAGAAATTTTAAGAAAACTTAAAGAAGGAGATGATAGATAA
- a CDS encoding redox-sensing transcriptional repressor Rex, protein MSNLKKDRKPLEIPKPTFERLKKYLALLLQEESEYISSEGIAEKLNITPEQVRKDFTYINIKGKPKVGYHIPPLINELSELFGIGVMDNIIIVGAGNLGSALAKYAGFKKIGVRVVAIFDNDPVKIGSFVGELSVLPFSEENLKRVIKRFKVKIGVICVTEESAQEVANVLVRNGIKALWNFAPVTLKVPPGIVLENQDITTGVLTIKHLLEKK, encoded by the coding sequence ATGTCAAATCTGAAAAAGGATAGGAAACCTTTGGAAATACCAAAACCAACTTTTGAAAGATTAAAAAAGTATCTTGCATTGCTTTTGCAAGAAGAAAGTGAGTATATTTCGTCTGAGGGTATTGCTGAAAAATTGAATATTACACCTGAACAAGTTAGGAAGGATTTTACTTACATTAACATTAAAGGAAAACCAAAGGTTGGCTATCATATCCCTCCACTCATAAACGAGCTGAGTGAACTTTTTGGAATTGGGGTCATGGATAACATCATAATAGTTGGAGCTGGAAATCTAGGAAGTGCTCTTGCAAAGTACGCTGGATTCAAAAAAATTGGTGTTAGAGTAGTAGCTATCTTTGATAACGACCCAGTTAAGATTGGAAGCTTTGTGGGAGAACTCTCCGTTCTCCCTTTTTCTGAAGAAAATTTGAAGAGAGTTATAAAACGTTTTAAAGTAAAGATAGGTGTTATATGTGTTACTGAAGAGAGCGCTCAAGAAGTTGCAAATGTGCTTGTAAGAAATGGCATAAAAGCTTTATGGAATTTTGCACCAGTTACTTTAAAAGTACCACCAGGAATAGTTTTGGAAAATCAAGATATAACTACGGGTGTTTTAACAATAAAACACCTTCTTGAAAAAAAGTGA
- a CDS encoding [Fe-Fe] hydrogenase large subunit C-terminal domain-containing protein: MKIIVNGKETIIKDDSRNLLEALRDIGIEIPNLCYLSETSIYGACRMCLVEIDGQIMTSCSIKPYEGMNVRTHTPEIYEMRRGILELILASHNRDCTTCERNGNCKLQRYAEEFGIRKIRFDKLDKSNIIDYSSIIIRDNSKCILCGDCVRVCDEIQSIGAIDFAFRGFEAQVMPAFGDELSTTNCVLCGQCVAHCPTGALTFRNDLQNVYKAMEEGKYIIGMMAPAVRASIQEELGMEDDVVVAGRIVNFLKSIGFKKVFDVAFAADLVAYEEAHEFKERLEKGEKLPQFTSCCPGWVKFAEHNYPEYLNNLSTVKSPQQALGSIIKKFYAKEIGVNPEDIYLVSIMPCTAKKFEAEREELVGEVDAVITTRELSQLIRSSGFNLKNVPPVPFDRPYGLSSQSGLSFGKTGGVFGSVLKVLESEIEFDDIKTEEIEKGIRVTKATTKDGKVISGVVVFGLGNTRKVIDSIKNGKLKVDIVEVMACDYGCIGGGGQPYPNDARVRTKRAKILNEVVGIDVLISPNENYHMLSLYERYLEKPLSHVSHEVLHTTYRNRKRINDEDIEILPLPVEEDKKTTVKVCLGTSCYSKGSYDILSDLIDVVNKEEWAKNVEIKGTFCVENCGKSPNVVIDDTIVSEATTEKVKEVLKKHVKSEKG, encoded by the coding sequence GTGAAGATAATAGTTAATGGAAAAGAAACTATAATAAAGGATGATTCAAGGAATCTTTTAGAGGCATTAAGAGATATTGGAATAGAGATACCAAATCTTTGTTATCTTTCTGAAACTTCAATTTACGGCGCCTGTAGGATGTGTCTTGTTGAAATAGATGGTCAAATAATGACTTCTTGTTCTATAAAACCATATGAGGGTATGAATGTTAGAACACATACACCTGAAATATACGAAATGAGAAGAGGAATTCTTGAGCTTATTCTTGCATCACATAACAGGGATTGTACAACATGTGAAAGAAATGGAAATTGTAAATTACAAAGATATGCAGAAGAATTTGGAATAAGAAAAATAAGATTTGACAAACTTGACAAGTCAAATATTATAGATTATTCATCAATAATTATAAGGGATAATTCAAAATGTATTCTTTGCGGTGACTGTGTTAGAGTTTGTGATGAAATTCAGTCTATAGGTGCAATAGACTTTGCATTTAGAGGATTTGAAGCACAGGTTATGCCAGCATTTGGCGATGAACTTTCAACAACAAATTGTGTTCTTTGTGGTCAATGTGTGGCTCATTGTCCAACTGGCGCTTTAACATTTAGAAACGACCTTCAGAATGTATACAAAGCAATGGAGGAAGGTAAATACATTATAGGTATGATGGCACCTGCGGTTCGTGCATCGATTCAGGAAGAACTTGGAATGGAAGATGATGTTGTTGTAGCAGGAAGAATTGTTAACTTTTTAAAATCGATAGGATTTAAAAAAGTGTTTGATGTTGCATTTGCTGCAGATCTTGTAGCATATGAAGAAGCTCATGAATTTAAAGAAAGACTTGAAAAAGGTGAAAAACTTCCACAATTTACATCCTGTTGCCCTGGATGGGTAAAATTTGCAGAACATAATTATCCTGAATATCTTAACAACCTTTCAACTGTAAAATCTCCGCAACAGGCATTGGGAAGTATTATAAAGAAATTCTATGCAAAGGAAATAGGAGTAAACCCAGAAGATATTTATCTTGTGTCTATAATGCCATGTACTGCTAAAAAATTTGAAGCAGAACGTGAAGAGCTTGTTGGTGAAGTTGATGCAGTAATTACAACAAGAGAATTATCACAGTTAATAAGATCAAGTGGTTTTAACTTGAAAAATGTTCCACCAGTTCCATTTGATAGGCCATATGGATTATCATCTCAGTCAGGTTTAAGCTTTGGAAAAACTGGTGGAGTATTTGGAAGCGTATTGAAAGTATTAGAAAGCGAAATTGAATTTGACGATATAAAGACTGAAGAAATTGAAAAAGGTATTCGTGTTACTAAAGCTACAACAAAAGATGGTAAGGTAATAAGCGGAGTAGTTGTATTCGGTCTTGGCAATACAAGAAAAGTTATTGATTCGATTAAAAATGGCAAGTTAAAAGTGGATATAGTTGAAGTAATGGCTTGTGACTATGGCTGTATTGGTGGTGGAGGGCAGCCTTATCCAAATGATGCAAGAGTAAGAACGAAAAGAGCAAAAATTTTAAATGAGGTAGTGGGTATAGATGTTTTGATTTCACCAAATGAAAACTATCATATGCTTTCATTGTATGAAAGATATCTTGAAAAACCATTAAGTCATGTTTCCCATGAAGTATTGCACACAACATACAGAAATAGAAAAAGAATAAACGATGAAGATATCGAAATATTACCTCTTCCAGTTGAAGAAGATAAAAAAACAACGGTTAAAGTATGCCTTGGAACATCCTGTTACTCAAAAGGTTCATATGATATACTTTCAGACTTAATAGATGTAGTAAACAAAGAAGAATGGGCCAAAAATGTTGAAATAAAGGGCACCTTCTGTGTTGAAAACTGTGGTAAGTCTCCAAATGTTGTGATTGATGATACAATAGTAAGTGAGGCTACCACAGAGAAAGTGAAAGAGGTGCTCAAAAAACATGTCAAATCTGAAAAAGGATAG